In one window of Electrophorus electricus isolate fEleEle1 chromosome 15, fEleEle1.pri, whole genome shotgun sequence DNA:
- the picalmb gene encoding phosphatidylinositol binding clathrin assembly protein b isoform X4, with the protein MSGQSITDRITAAQHSVTGSAVSKTVCKATTHEIMGPKKKHLDYLIHCTNEMNVNIPQLADSLFERTTNTSWVVVFKSLITTHHLMVYGNERFVQYLASRNTLFNLSNFLDKSGLQGYDMSTFIRRYSRYLNEKAVSYRQVAFDFTKVKRGVDGVMRTMNTEKLLKTIPIIQNQMDALLDFNVNANELTNGVINAAFMLLFKDSIRLFAAYNEGIINLLEKYFDMKKIQCKEGLDIYKKFLTRMTRISEFLKVAEQVGIDRGDIPDLSQFTVCAPSSLLEALEQHLASLEGKKVKDSTAASRASTLSNAVSSLATTGMSFTKVDEREKQAALEEEQARLKALKEQRLKELSKRPSFATTDTSPVSTTAASICTAPAIDLFSTPSCSNGALKMDSDLFDLQTTFQPPAQAGPSAPTPWGDPFSSSEAVDDSIPSLNPFLTKLVVDPTHLPVVSSDGVSFSRTSDQYNPFIDPSSSVSANYKRAVRIEHFIADSFSPASMVQRLPNPSPFQTEPAAVPGLFRGFGAPPVPPPHSTGELHVDFESVFGNKAASSNLDTDGGILKPTVAGSSQLSSQHPEKLVSDDLDSSLANLVGNLGIGNGTTKNDIHWNQPGEKKLTGGMNWQPKAAPSTTWNPVSMAPSVMAFPATTPTGLMAYGMTPQLPSMMYTQPVMRPSNPFGSVSSAQPSAASSPSSQSPLRAPGQDPFAQLSLKDFL; encoded by the exons ATCTAATCCACTGTACCAATGAGATGAACGTAAACATCCCTCAGTTGGCTGACTCGCTGTTCGAAAGGACCACTAACACCAGCTGGGTGGTCGTCTTCAAATCCCTCATCACAACACATCACCTCATGGTTTATGGAAACGAG CGTTTTGTCCAGTACTTGGCCTCTAGGAATACGTTATTCAACCTCAGTAACTTTTTGGATAAGAGTGGGCTACAAG GCTATGACATGTCCACATTCATTCGGAGATACAGCCGATATCTGAATGAGAAAGCAGTGTCATATCGACAGGTGGCTTTCGATTTTACAAAAGTTAAGCGTGG TGTTGACGGAGTGATGAGAACTATGAACACAGAAAAGCTGCTGAAAACCATCCCCATCATCCAGAACCAGATGGATGCCCTGTTAGACTTCAAC GTCAATGCCAATGAGCTCACCAACGGGGTCATCAATGCCGCCTTCATGCTCCTCTTCAAAGATTCAATCAGACTCTTTGCAGCTTATAACGAGGGGATAATCAATCTCTTAG AGAAGTATTTTGATATGAAGAAGATTCAGTGCAAAGAAGGCCTGGATATTTACAAGAAGTTCCTCACCCGAATGACTCGTATCTCAGAGTTCCTCAAAGTGGCAGAG CAGGTGGGGATTGACCGAGGGGACATCCCAGACCTGTCCCAG TTTACCGTGTGT GCTCCCAGCAGCCTCCTGGAAGCCCTGGAGCAGCACCTGGCCTCTCTGGAGGGCAAGAAGGTGAAGGATTCCACAGCGGCCAGCAG GGCAAGCACGCTCTCCAACGCTGTATCGTCCCTGGCCACCACTGGCATGTCCTTCACCAAGGTggatgagagggagaaacaagcagccctggaggaggagcaggcccGGCTGAAGGCCCTGAAG GAGCAGAGGCTGAAGGAGCTGTCTAAGAGGCCGTCGTTTGCCACCACAGACACGTCTCCAGTTTCCACGACGGCAGCCAGCATCTGCACAGCCCCTGCCATTGATCTCTTTTCCACCCCCAGTTGTTCTAATGG TGCACTGAAGATGGACAGCGACCTCTTCGACTTGCAGACCACCTTCCAGCCGCCTGCGCAGGCTGGGCCCTCAGCACCCACACCATGGGGAG atcctttctcttcctctgagGCTGTCGATGACTCCATCCCCAGTCTAAATCCTTTCCTAACCAAACTCGTTGTCGATCCTACTCATCTGCCTGTCGTGTCATCCGATGGTGTTAGTTTTTCTAGGACATCAG ATCAATACAATCCCTTTATTGATCCAAGTTCATCTGTATCAGCCAATTACAAACGAGCAGTGCGGATAGAACACTTTATCGCAG ACTCCTTCAGCCCAGCGTCCATGGTCCAGCGTCTGCCAAACCCGTCCCCCTTCCAGACCGAGCCGGCAGCGGTACCAGGCCTGTTCCGAG GGTTTGGTGCACCTCCAGTTCCACCACCACACAGTACAGGGGAGCTTCATGTTGACTTTGAGTCTGTTTTTGGAAACAAAGCTGCTTCCTCCAACTTGGACACTGATG GTGGGATCCTGAAGCCCACAGTGGCAGGGTCCAGTCAGCTTTCTTCTCAGCACCCAGAGAAGCTCGTGTCAGACGACCTGGATTCCTCCCTAGCAAATCTAGTTGGAA ACCTAGGAATAGGAAATGGTACCACCAAAAA CGATATCCACTGGAATCAGCCTGGAGAGAAAAAACTGACTGGTGGAATGAACTGGCAGCCCAAAGCTGCCCCCTCCACCACATGGAACCCCGTCTCCATG GCTCCGTCAGTAATGGCCTTCCCAGCCACGACCCCGACAGGCTTGATGGCGTATGGCATG ACCCCACAGCTCCCCTCGATGATGTACACCCAGCCGGTCATGAGGCCAAGCAACCCCTTCGGATCCGTGTCTAGCGCACAG CCCTCTGCTGCCTCTAGCCCCTCCAGCCAGAGTCCTCTCAGAGCCCCCGGACAAGACCCCTTTGCACAGCTCTCTCTAAAGGATTTCTTGTAG
- the picalmb gene encoding phosphatidylinositol binding clathrin assembly protein b isoform X1 yields MSGQSITDRITAAQHSVTGSAVSKTVCKATTHEIMGPKKKHLDYLIHCTNEMNVNIPQLADSLFERTTNTSWVVVFKSLITTHHLMVYGNERFVQYLASRNTLFNLSNFLDKSGLQGYDMSTFIRRYSRYLNEKAVSYRQVAFDFTKVKRGVDGVMRTMNTEKLLKTIPIIQNQMDALLDFNVNANELTNGVINAAFMLLFKDSIRLFAAYNEGIINLLEKYFDMKKIQCKEGLDIYKKFLTRMTRISEFLKVAEQVGIDRGDIPDLSQFTVCAPSSLLEALEQHLASLEGKKVKDSTAASRASTLSNAVSSLATTGMSFTKVDEREKQAALEEEQARLKALKEQRLKELSKRPSFATTDTSPVSTTAASICTAPAIDLFSTPSCSNGALKMDSDLFDLQTTFQPPAQAGPSAPTPWGDPFSSSEAVDDSIPSLNPFLTKLVVDPTHLPVVSSDGVSFSRTSGHEIFGDQYNPFIDPSSSVSANYKRAVRIEHFIADSFSPASMVQRLPNPSPFQTEPAAVPGLFRGFGAPPVPPPHSTGELHVDFESVFGNKAASSNLDTDGGILKPTVAGSSQLSSQHPEKLVSDDLDSSLANLVGNLGIGNGTTKNDIHWNQPGEKKLTGGMNWQPKAAPSTTWNPVSMAPSVMAFPATTPTGLMAYGMTPQLPSMMYTQPVMRPSNPFGSVSSAQPSAASSPSSQSPLRAPGQDPFAQLSLKDFL; encoded by the exons ATCTAATCCACTGTACCAATGAGATGAACGTAAACATCCCTCAGTTGGCTGACTCGCTGTTCGAAAGGACCACTAACACCAGCTGGGTGGTCGTCTTCAAATCCCTCATCACAACACATCACCTCATGGTTTATGGAAACGAG CGTTTTGTCCAGTACTTGGCCTCTAGGAATACGTTATTCAACCTCAGTAACTTTTTGGATAAGAGTGGGCTACAAG GCTATGACATGTCCACATTCATTCGGAGATACAGCCGATATCTGAATGAGAAAGCAGTGTCATATCGACAGGTGGCTTTCGATTTTACAAAAGTTAAGCGTGG TGTTGACGGAGTGATGAGAACTATGAACACAGAAAAGCTGCTGAAAACCATCCCCATCATCCAGAACCAGATGGATGCCCTGTTAGACTTCAAC GTCAATGCCAATGAGCTCACCAACGGGGTCATCAATGCCGCCTTCATGCTCCTCTTCAAAGATTCAATCAGACTCTTTGCAGCTTATAACGAGGGGATAATCAATCTCTTAG AGAAGTATTTTGATATGAAGAAGATTCAGTGCAAAGAAGGCCTGGATATTTACAAGAAGTTCCTCACCCGAATGACTCGTATCTCAGAGTTCCTCAAAGTGGCAGAG CAGGTGGGGATTGACCGAGGGGACATCCCAGACCTGTCCCAG TTTACCGTGTGT GCTCCCAGCAGCCTCCTGGAAGCCCTGGAGCAGCACCTGGCCTCTCTGGAGGGCAAGAAGGTGAAGGATTCCACAGCGGCCAGCAG GGCAAGCACGCTCTCCAACGCTGTATCGTCCCTGGCCACCACTGGCATGTCCTTCACCAAGGTggatgagagggagaaacaagcagccctggaggaggagcaggcccGGCTGAAGGCCCTGAAG GAGCAGAGGCTGAAGGAGCTGTCTAAGAGGCCGTCGTTTGCCACCACAGACACGTCTCCAGTTTCCACGACGGCAGCCAGCATCTGCACAGCCCCTGCCATTGATCTCTTTTCCACCCCCAGTTGTTCTAATGG TGCACTGAAGATGGACAGCGACCTCTTCGACTTGCAGACCACCTTCCAGCCGCCTGCGCAGGCTGGGCCCTCAGCACCCACACCATGGGGAG atcctttctcttcctctgagGCTGTCGATGACTCCATCCCCAGTCTAAATCCTTTCCTAACCAAACTCGTTGTCGATCCTACTCATCTGCCTGTCGTGTCATCCGATGGTGTTAGTTTTTCTAGGACATCAGGTCATGAGATATTTGGTG ATCAATACAATCCCTTTATTGATCCAAGTTCATCTGTATCAGCCAATTACAAACGAGCAGTGCGGATAGAACACTTTATCGCAG ACTCCTTCAGCCCAGCGTCCATGGTCCAGCGTCTGCCAAACCCGTCCCCCTTCCAGACCGAGCCGGCAGCGGTACCAGGCCTGTTCCGAG GGTTTGGTGCACCTCCAGTTCCACCACCACACAGTACAGGGGAGCTTCATGTTGACTTTGAGTCTGTTTTTGGAAACAAAGCTGCTTCCTCCAACTTGGACACTGATG GTGGGATCCTGAAGCCCACAGTGGCAGGGTCCAGTCAGCTTTCTTCTCAGCACCCAGAGAAGCTCGTGTCAGACGACCTGGATTCCTCCCTAGCAAATCTAGTTGGAA ACCTAGGAATAGGAAATGGTACCACCAAAAA CGATATCCACTGGAATCAGCCTGGAGAGAAAAAACTGACTGGTGGAATGAACTGGCAGCCCAAAGCTGCCCCCTCCACCACATGGAACCCCGTCTCCATG GCTCCGTCAGTAATGGCCTTCCCAGCCACGACCCCGACAGGCTTGATGGCGTATGGCATG ACCCCACAGCTCCCCTCGATGATGTACACCCAGCCGGTCATGAGGCCAAGCAACCCCTTCGGATCCGTGTCTAGCGCACAG CCCTCTGCTGCCTCTAGCCCCTCCAGCCAGAGTCCTCTCAGAGCCCCCGGACAAGACCCCTTTGCACAGCTCTCTCTAAAGGATTTCTTGTAG
- the picalmb gene encoding phosphatidylinositol binding clathrin assembly protein b isoform X3 yields MSGQSITDRITAAQHSVTGSAVSKTVCKATTHEIMGPKKKHLDYLIHCTNEMNVNIPQLADSLFERTTNTSWVVVFKSLITTHHLMVYGNERFVQYLASRNTLFNLSNFLDKSGLQGYDMSTFIRRYSRYLNEKAVSYRQVAFDFTKVKRGVDGVMRTMNTEKLLKTIPIIQNQMDALLDFNVNANELTNGVINAAFMLLFKDSIRLFAAYNEGIINLLEKYFDMKKIQCKEGLDIYKKFLTRMTRISEFLKVAEQVGIDRGDIPDLSQAPSSLLEALEQHLASLEGKKVKDSTAASRASTLSNAVSSLATTGMSFTKVDEREKQAALEEEQARLKALKEQRLKELSKRPSFATTDTSPVSTTAASICTAPAIDLFSTPSCSNGALKMDSDLFDLQTTFQPPAQAGPSAPTPWGDPFSSSEAVDDSIPSLNPFLTKLVVDPTHLPVVSSDGVSFSRTSGHEIFGDQYNPFIDPSSSVSANYKRAVRIEHFIADSFSPASMVQRLPNPSPFQTEPAAVPGLFRGFGAPPVPPPHSTGELHVDFESVFGNKAASSNLDTDGGILKPTVAGSSQLSSQHPEKLVSDDLDSSLANLVGNLGIGNGTTKNDIHWNQPGEKKLTGGMNWQPKAAPSTTWNPVSMAPSVMAFPATTPTGLMAYGMTPQLPSMMYTQPVMRPSNPFGSVSSAQPSAASSPSSQSPLRAPGQDPFAQLSLKDFL; encoded by the exons ATCTAATCCACTGTACCAATGAGATGAACGTAAACATCCCTCAGTTGGCTGACTCGCTGTTCGAAAGGACCACTAACACCAGCTGGGTGGTCGTCTTCAAATCCCTCATCACAACACATCACCTCATGGTTTATGGAAACGAG CGTTTTGTCCAGTACTTGGCCTCTAGGAATACGTTATTCAACCTCAGTAACTTTTTGGATAAGAGTGGGCTACAAG GCTATGACATGTCCACATTCATTCGGAGATACAGCCGATATCTGAATGAGAAAGCAGTGTCATATCGACAGGTGGCTTTCGATTTTACAAAAGTTAAGCGTGG TGTTGACGGAGTGATGAGAACTATGAACACAGAAAAGCTGCTGAAAACCATCCCCATCATCCAGAACCAGATGGATGCCCTGTTAGACTTCAAC GTCAATGCCAATGAGCTCACCAACGGGGTCATCAATGCCGCCTTCATGCTCCTCTTCAAAGATTCAATCAGACTCTTTGCAGCTTATAACGAGGGGATAATCAATCTCTTAG AGAAGTATTTTGATATGAAGAAGATTCAGTGCAAAGAAGGCCTGGATATTTACAAGAAGTTCCTCACCCGAATGACTCGTATCTCAGAGTTCCTCAAAGTGGCAGAG CAGGTGGGGATTGACCGAGGGGACATCCCAGACCTGTCCCAG GCTCCCAGCAGCCTCCTGGAAGCCCTGGAGCAGCACCTGGCCTCTCTGGAGGGCAAGAAGGTGAAGGATTCCACAGCGGCCAGCAG GGCAAGCACGCTCTCCAACGCTGTATCGTCCCTGGCCACCACTGGCATGTCCTTCACCAAGGTggatgagagggagaaacaagcagccctggaggaggagcaggcccGGCTGAAGGCCCTGAAG GAGCAGAGGCTGAAGGAGCTGTCTAAGAGGCCGTCGTTTGCCACCACAGACACGTCTCCAGTTTCCACGACGGCAGCCAGCATCTGCACAGCCCCTGCCATTGATCTCTTTTCCACCCCCAGTTGTTCTAATGG TGCACTGAAGATGGACAGCGACCTCTTCGACTTGCAGACCACCTTCCAGCCGCCTGCGCAGGCTGGGCCCTCAGCACCCACACCATGGGGAG atcctttctcttcctctgagGCTGTCGATGACTCCATCCCCAGTCTAAATCCTTTCCTAACCAAACTCGTTGTCGATCCTACTCATCTGCCTGTCGTGTCATCCGATGGTGTTAGTTTTTCTAGGACATCAGGTCATGAGATATTTGGTG ATCAATACAATCCCTTTATTGATCCAAGTTCATCTGTATCAGCCAATTACAAACGAGCAGTGCGGATAGAACACTTTATCGCAG ACTCCTTCAGCCCAGCGTCCATGGTCCAGCGTCTGCCAAACCCGTCCCCCTTCCAGACCGAGCCGGCAGCGGTACCAGGCCTGTTCCGAG GGTTTGGTGCACCTCCAGTTCCACCACCACACAGTACAGGGGAGCTTCATGTTGACTTTGAGTCTGTTTTTGGAAACAAAGCTGCTTCCTCCAACTTGGACACTGATG GTGGGATCCTGAAGCCCACAGTGGCAGGGTCCAGTCAGCTTTCTTCTCAGCACCCAGAGAAGCTCGTGTCAGACGACCTGGATTCCTCCCTAGCAAATCTAGTTGGAA ACCTAGGAATAGGAAATGGTACCACCAAAAA CGATATCCACTGGAATCAGCCTGGAGAGAAAAAACTGACTGGTGGAATGAACTGGCAGCCCAAAGCTGCCCCCTCCACCACATGGAACCCCGTCTCCATG GCTCCGTCAGTAATGGCCTTCCCAGCCACGACCCCGACAGGCTTGATGGCGTATGGCATG ACCCCACAGCTCCCCTCGATGATGTACACCCAGCCGGTCATGAGGCCAAGCAACCCCTTCGGATCCGTGTCTAGCGCACAG CCCTCTGCTGCCTCTAGCCCCTCCAGCCAGAGTCCTCTCAGAGCCCCCGGACAAGACCCCTTTGCACAGCTCTCTCTAAAGGATTTCTTGTAG
- the picalmb gene encoding phosphatidylinositol binding clathrin assembly protein b isoform X7: MSGQSITDRITAAQHSVTGSAVSKTVCKATTHEIMGPKKKHLDYLIHCTNEMNVNIPQLADSLFERTTNTSWVVVFKSLITTHHLMVYGNERFVQYLASRNTLFNLSNFLDKSGLQGYDMSTFIRRYSRYLNEKAVSYRQVAFDFTKVKRGVDGVMRTMNTEKLLKTIPIIQNQMDALLDFNVNANELTNGVINAAFMLLFKDSIRLFAAYNEGIINLLEKYFDMKKIQCKEGLDIYKKFLTRMTRISEFLKVAEQVGIDRGDIPDLSQFTVCAPSSLLEALEQHLASLEGKKVKDSTAASRASTLSNAVSSLATTGMSFTKVDEREKQAALEEEQARLKALKEQRLKELSKRPSFATTDTSPVSTTAASICTAPAIDLFSTPSCSNGALKMDSDLFDLQTTFQPPAQAGPSAPTPWGDPFSSSEAVDDSIPSLNPFLTKLVVDPTHLPVVSSDGVSFSRTSGHEIFGDSFSPASMVQRLPNPSPFQTEPAAVPGLFRGFGAPPVPPPHSTGELHVDFESVFGNKAASSNLDTDGGILKPTVAGSSQLSSQHPEKLVSDDLDSSLANLVGNLGIGNGTTKNDIHWNQPGEKKLTGGMNWQPKAAPSTTWNPVSMAPSVMAFPATTPTGLMAYGMTPQLPSMMYTQPVMRPSNPFGSVSSAQPSAASSPSSQSPLRAPGQDPFAQLSLKDFL; this comes from the exons ATCTAATCCACTGTACCAATGAGATGAACGTAAACATCCCTCAGTTGGCTGACTCGCTGTTCGAAAGGACCACTAACACCAGCTGGGTGGTCGTCTTCAAATCCCTCATCACAACACATCACCTCATGGTTTATGGAAACGAG CGTTTTGTCCAGTACTTGGCCTCTAGGAATACGTTATTCAACCTCAGTAACTTTTTGGATAAGAGTGGGCTACAAG GCTATGACATGTCCACATTCATTCGGAGATACAGCCGATATCTGAATGAGAAAGCAGTGTCATATCGACAGGTGGCTTTCGATTTTACAAAAGTTAAGCGTGG TGTTGACGGAGTGATGAGAACTATGAACACAGAAAAGCTGCTGAAAACCATCCCCATCATCCAGAACCAGATGGATGCCCTGTTAGACTTCAAC GTCAATGCCAATGAGCTCACCAACGGGGTCATCAATGCCGCCTTCATGCTCCTCTTCAAAGATTCAATCAGACTCTTTGCAGCTTATAACGAGGGGATAATCAATCTCTTAG AGAAGTATTTTGATATGAAGAAGATTCAGTGCAAAGAAGGCCTGGATATTTACAAGAAGTTCCTCACCCGAATGACTCGTATCTCAGAGTTCCTCAAAGTGGCAGAG CAGGTGGGGATTGACCGAGGGGACATCCCAGACCTGTCCCAG TTTACCGTGTGT GCTCCCAGCAGCCTCCTGGAAGCCCTGGAGCAGCACCTGGCCTCTCTGGAGGGCAAGAAGGTGAAGGATTCCACAGCGGCCAGCAG GGCAAGCACGCTCTCCAACGCTGTATCGTCCCTGGCCACCACTGGCATGTCCTTCACCAAGGTggatgagagggagaaacaagcagccctggaggaggagcaggcccGGCTGAAGGCCCTGAAG GAGCAGAGGCTGAAGGAGCTGTCTAAGAGGCCGTCGTTTGCCACCACAGACACGTCTCCAGTTTCCACGACGGCAGCCAGCATCTGCACAGCCCCTGCCATTGATCTCTTTTCCACCCCCAGTTGTTCTAATGG TGCACTGAAGATGGACAGCGACCTCTTCGACTTGCAGACCACCTTCCAGCCGCCTGCGCAGGCTGGGCCCTCAGCACCCACACCATGGGGAG atcctttctcttcctctgagGCTGTCGATGACTCCATCCCCAGTCTAAATCCTTTCCTAACCAAACTCGTTGTCGATCCTACTCATCTGCCTGTCGTGTCATCCGATGGTGTTAGTTTTTCTAGGACATCAGGTCATGAGATATTTGGTG ACTCCTTCAGCCCAGCGTCCATGGTCCAGCGTCTGCCAAACCCGTCCCCCTTCCAGACCGAGCCGGCAGCGGTACCAGGCCTGTTCCGAG GGTTTGGTGCACCTCCAGTTCCACCACCACACAGTACAGGGGAGCTTCATGTTGACTTTGAGTCTGTTTTTGGAAACAAAGCTGCTTCCTCCAACTTGGACACTGATG GTGGGATCCTGAAGCCCACAGTGGCAGGGTCCAGTCAGCTTTCTTCTCAGCACCCAGAGAAGCTCGTGTCAGACGACCTGGATTCCTCCCTAGCAAATCTAGTTGGAA ACCTAGGAATAGGAAATGGTACCACCAAAAA CGATATCCACTGGAATCAGCCTGGAGAGAAAAAACTGACTGGTGGAATGAACTGGCAGCCCAAAGCTGCCCCCTCCACCACATGGAACCCCGTCTCCATG GCTCCGTCAGTAATGGCCTTCCCAGCCACGACCCCGACAGGCTTGATGGCGTATGGCATG ACCCCACAGCTCCCCTCGATGATGTACACCCAGCCGGTCATGAGGCCAAGCAACCCCTTCGGATCCGTGTCTAGCGCACAG CCCTCTGCTGCCTCTAGCCCCTCCAGCCAGAGTCCTCTCAGAGCCCCCGGACAAGACCCCTTTGCACAGCTCTCTCTAAAGGATTTCTTGTAG